The proteins below come from a single Arthrobacter sp. B1I2 genomic window:
- the rsmG gene encoding 16S rRNA (guanine(527)-N(7))-methyltransferase RsmG, whose product MVDITAAELRAAEKIFGDRLELAKRYVEHLATSGTERGLIGPREVPRLWSRHVLNCAVIESEIAHGSHVADVGSGAGLPGLCLAIARPDLELTLIEPLERRVIWLQEVVDDLGLDNVTVMRSRAELAVGHVEADVVTARAVSALTNLAGLTIPLLGGHGEVVAIKGRSAGEEIEKAAKTIRKLGGVETSVRTVGDNLLEEPTTVVRIVVKKSQKKS is encoded by the coding sequence ATGGTTGACATCACGGCAGCAGAGCTTCGCGCTGCTGAGAAGATCTTCGGCGACCGCCTGGAACTTGCCAAGCGCTATGTGGAGCACCTGGCCACTTCCGGTACGGAGCGCGGCTTGATTGGCCCGCGCGAGGTTCCCCGGCTGTGGAGCCGCCACGTGCTCAATTGTGCTGTCATCGAAAGCGAGATCGCCCACGGAAGCCACGTTGCCGACGTCGGAAGCGGCGCCGGACTGCCGGGCCTGTGCCTTGCCATTGCGCGCCCCGACCTTGAGTTGACGCTCATCGAACCCCTGGAGCGCCGGGTGATCTGGCTTCAGGAAGTGGTTGATGACCTTGGCCTGGACAACGTCACAGTCATGCGCTCCAGGGCCGAGCTTGCCGTGGGGCACGTGGAGGCTGACGTGGTCACGGCCCGGGCGGTATCCGCGTTGACCAATCTTGCCGGCCTCACCATCCCGCTTCTTGGCGGTCACGGTGAAGTTGTTGCCATTAAAGGCCGCAGCGCGGGCGAGGAAATCGAGAAGGCGGCCAAGACCATCCGCAAACTGGGTGGCGTCGAGACTTCTGTGCGGACCGTCGGTGACAACCTCCTGGAGGAGCCCACCACGGTGGTCCGCATCGTGGTGAAGAAGTCCCAAAAGAAGTCCTAA
- a CDS encoding ParA family protein translates to MTSSEASAQRIPPFVSLGSARSVAGSGLAGTAMAPGRGGNHPKTVASSSGNAVSRETTSSGRSNVIDAIDDSSPIARELAHETKRRERLVGRQLPRPEETRIFTVSNQKGGVGKTTTTVNIAAALAAAGLNVLVIDIDPQGNASTALGIEHHADVDSIYDVLINDLPLADVVAPCPDIGKLICAPATIHLAGAEIELVSLVAREQRLRRAIDVYAKTREKNGEERLDYVFIDCPPSLGLLTVNAFCAASEVLIPIQCEYYALEGLSQLLKNIEMIQKHLNADLVVSTILLTMYDGRTNLAAQVAAEVRQHFPDQVLSAVVPRSVRISEAPSYQQTVMTYDPSSSGALSYLEAAAEIAER, encoded by the coding sequence GTGACCAGTAGTGAAGCCTCCGCACAACGGATCCCGCCGTTTGTGTCCTTGGGGTCGGCACGTTCTGTCGCTGGTTCGGGGCTGGCAGGCACGGCCATGGCTCCCGGGAGAGGTGGAAATCACCCCAAGACGGTTGCGAGCTCCTCCGGCAATGCAGTTTCACGTGAAACAACCTCTTCCGGTCGATCGAACGTCATTGATGCGATTGATGACTCAAGCCCTATTGCCCGTGAGCTTGCGCATGAGACGAAGCGCCGTGAGCGATTGGTGGGCCGTCAGCTCCCGCGCCCTGAAGAGACCCGCATCTTCACCGTTTCCAATCAAAAGGGCGGTGTTGGTAAAACCACCACCACCGTGAACATCGCTGCTGCACTGGCGGCGGCCGGACTGAACGTCCTGGTCATCGATATTGATCCCCAGGGGAATGCGTCCACCGCGCTGGGAATTGAACACCATGCCGACGTGGACAGCATTTACGACGTGCTCATCAACGACCTCCCGCTGGCCGATGTTGTTGCCCCGTGCCCTGACATTGGAAAACTCATCTGTGCCCCGGCCACGATCCATCTCGCAGGTGCCGAGATTGAACTGGTTTCGCTCGTTGCCCGCGAACAGCGGCTGCGGAGGGCCATCGACGTCTACGCGAAGACGCGTGAGAAGAATGGTGAAGAGCGCCTCGACTACGTCTTCATCGACTGTCCGCCGAGCCTGGGGCTGCTGACGGTCAACGCCTTTTGTGCTGCCAGTGAGGTGCTGATCCCTATCCAATGCGAGTACTACGCGTTGGAAGGCCTCAGCCAGCTCCTCAAAAACATCGAGATGATCCAGAAGCACCTCAACGCGGACCTCGTTGTTTCAACCATCCTTTTGACGATGTACGACGGCCGAACCAACCTCGCTGCACAGGTTGCCGCGGAGGTACGTCAACACTTCCCCGACCAGGTGCTCTCGGCTGTGGTTCCGCGCTCGGTGCGGATTTCCGAAGCTCCCAGTTACCAGCAGACCGTCATGACGTACGATCCGTCGTCCAGTGGCGCACTGTCCTACCTGGAAGCCGCAGCCGAAATAGCGGAACGCTAA
- a CDS encoding ParB/RepB/Spo0J family partition protein, giving the protein MSEKRRGLGRGLGALIPSSAATNGSGNGGAVSRPVDLFFPEGRKKTEPLEQPAEAPAAETQDSEATVPDPRPSAAKPAAVESVSDQDSDGKKSASATIGAPAKKSAAKKTPAASSVRGREASPAVDETPVAPEADSAAGNAGAMLTAGAKAPEDTGVELVEVPGARFAEIPVSDIHPNRKQPRNVFDEDDMAELVHSVREIGVLQPIVVRSSTEPGSEPYELVMGERRWRAVQAAGLETIPAIIRDTTDDDLLRDALLENLHRSQLNPLEEAAAYQQLLEDFGTTHEQLADRIGRSRPQVSNTLRLLKLPPLVQRRVAAGVLSAGHARALLALPDAAAMERLAQKIVAEGMSVRATEEAVTLYQDPTKPAKNNVPRPGARHERLDYLASSLSDRLDTNVKISLGVRKGKVSIEFASVEDLNRIMDVLAPGSTN; this is encoded by the coding sequence ATGAGCGAGAAGCGACGGGGCCTAGGCCGCGGTCTTGGCGCGCTGATTCCTAGTTCCGCCGCAACCAATGGGTCCGGGAACGGTGGGGCGGTATCCCGGCCTGTGGATCTGTTCTTTCCGGAAGGCCGCAAGAAGACGGAGCCGCTGGAACAACCTGCAGAGGCGCCCGCTGCCGAGACGCAGGACAGTGAAGCCACAGTTCCCGACCCGCGGCCGTCTGCAGCTAAGCCAGCAGCCGTCGAGTCCGTATCAGACCAGGACAGCGACGGTAAGAAGTCGGCTTCTGCAACTATCGGGGCTCCGGCAAAAAAGTCTGCTGCAAAGAAGACTCCCGCGGCAAGCTCCGTGAGGGGACGCGAAGCCTCCCCTGCAGTGGATGAAACTCCGGTTGCGCCTGAGGCTGACAGTGCGGCCGGCAACGCAGGAGCGATGCTGACTGCCGGAGCGAAGGCGCCGGAGGACACCGGTGTTGAGCTGGTTGAAGTACCCGGTGCCCGCTTTGCAGAAATTCCGGTCTCCGACATCCATCCGAACCGGAAGCAGCCCCGGAATGTCTTCGATGAAGACGACATGGCTGAGCTGGTGCACTCGGTTAGGGAAATCGGCGTCCTTCAGCCAATTGTGGTTCGTAGTTCAACCGAACCCGGTAGCGAGCCGTACGAACTTGTCATGGGTGAGCGCCGCTGGCGTGCCGTGCAGGCAGCGGGGCTGGAAACCATACCCGCCATCATCCGGGACACCACCGACGATGACCTTCTCCGGGACGCGCTGCTTGAGAACCTCCACCGGAGCCAGCTGAACCCCCTTGAAGAGGCTGCCGCGTACCAGCAGCTCCTCGAAGACTTCGGCACCACCCACGAGCAGCTCGCGGACCGCATTGGCCGTTCCCGGCCCCAGGTGTCCAACACTCTTCGCCTGTTGAAGCTTCCCCCACTGGTGCAGCGGCGTGTTGCTGCTGGTGTGCTGTCCGCCGGCCATGCGCGGGCGCTTCTGGCACTTCCTGACGCTGCCGCCATGGAGCGCCTTGCGCAGAAGATTGTTGCTGAAGGAATGTCTGTTCGTGCCACGGAGGAGGCAGTCACCCTTTACCAGGATCCGACCAAGCCCGCCAAGAACAACGTTCCGCGTCCTGGCGCGCGGCATGAGCGCCTGGACTACCTTGCCTCCTCGCTCTCGGATCGCCTGGATACCAACGTCAAGATCTCCCTTGGGGTAAGGAAGGGCAAAGTCAGTATCGAATTTGCCAGTGTAGAGGACCTCAACCGGATTATGGATGTACTGGCTCCCGGTTCAACTAACTAG